atgcatttgatacttttccaAGTCGCCGTGCCGGATACCGTTCCGGCCGTCATTCTTACTCTGACACTCGCGGTGCTTACGGAACAGCTCTAACTTCTTCGGGAGGGAACAGACTCGCGCGTCCGAGAGCACCTCTGGGCAGCAGCGAGGCCCACCGCGATTCCCGATGCCCCCGAACCGCGAAGCCACGTTCGTGCCGCTAAACCCGAACTCGGCTCCGAGACAGACTCGGGAGGGAAAACTCCGTTATTATTACCTTTGCAGTTGCTGCTGCCGCCTTCGGCCTGTACCACCACCGTTTTCGCAGAAAACGGTGAAGACGCTGGTTTATTCTGGGTCGGATCTTTGCCGAAGAAGCTGGAGTTTCCCGAAGAGAACGAAAACCCAGTCAGGGGGCTGGAGTTCAGGGAGCCCAGGACAGAACCGTCGATCTTCTTGCCGAAGTTGAACGAGGCACTCGAGGCTCCCGCGGGTGGCTCCGTCTTCCTCTCGGCGCCGTCCTCCGCCCTGCCGCCGGCGAACGGGAACGCCGAGTCCTGCTGCGGCTTCGCTGCCCCGAACAGGGAAGGGGACTGGGTGGCGAGCGGCGCTCGATCGGCCTCACTCTCGGGGCCCCGGCCGCCACCGCTCCCGTGCTGCTGCTCAATGCCCGCCAGGTGTCTCTCGTAGTCTCTGAAGATGGGCGTCAGGTCGCACAGCGGGTTGGAGTTCACGTGCTTCGCGATCCAGTCCCGCACGGAGCAGTTTAAGGCCGCCAGCTGCTTGTGGTAGGCGCTCCGCGGGCAGGCCGCGCCGGAGGGGGGCCCGGAAGAGGAGGGCTGCTGACTGTCCCCGTTGGTTTTGGGAGTTAAAACTTTCTTATCCAGCAAGGAGGTAGGACCATTCGCAGCAACAGATCCTACAGGGAAATTAAAGGTTGAAGAGTTTACTGAGGCCTTGATTTGATTATATGACCTGGGTTTGCATGCTGTTGGGTCTTCCTATTTTCTGCTTTTACTGTGTCCCGAATTTCTGTGACAGTTCAGGAAGTATGTGCATGGCGAGTATTTAGGAACCGGTGATCACAAAAATCAAGAGCGCAGTCTATGATGTGCTTGCATTAAACTTCTACAGTTTAAAATAACCTTTTCTTCGAAAAGGAGGCCGGCTTCCCCCAGAACTGTCACAATAGTTACTATAAAACTAACCCCCCAGGTTGTAGGGATGAACATACATTAAGGCAGTTAAAACCTTAACAAAAGTGCCGGCTTAATCACACTACACGCTCCacctcattaaaacaaaacagtatcgggcgcctgggttaaagcctctgccttcggctcaggtcatgatctcagggtcctgggatcgagccccgtatggggctctctgctcggcggggagcctgcttccgcctctctctctgcctgcctctctgcctacttgtgatctctgtcaaataaaatctataaaaaaacaaaacaaaacagtaaacagtTAAAATTACTAGCTATCCACAATCCAACCAGCCAGGATCGCTTCTGAAAACCAGAAACAGGAGCCTGTGAGTCCGTTCTCTGTTGCTGATCCCAAGAGTTCTGGACCAAGTCTCTCAAAACAGGATCAGGCCGTCACATCCCAGGTGAAATCAATCTAGGGGGAGGACCCGTGAGTTCCTCGCAGGTGTGGGCAAGTCCCTGGTACACAGAGACGGAATGAGCACATGGGAGGCAGGTCTTTATGGAGGGTCCACTGAgagcttcctcttctccttcaccCCACAGGTCAGTTCTGAGGGTCCTTCTCATTTCACAGTCCAAGTTTGGAGGTTAAGAGGCTAAGGAACTTGACCAGGGTCGCAGGGCCAATGACTGGTGGAGCTGAGAACAGAACCTGGGTCTGTTCTGGCTCAAAAGCCCGCGCTCTACTCACTCTGCAAAAAGTCAacatctcggggcgcctgggtggctcagtggattaagccgctgccttcggctcaggtcatgatctcagggtcctgggatcgagccccgcatcgggctctctgctctgcagggagcctgcttcctcctctctctctgcctgcctctctgcctacttgtgacctctctctctgtcaaataaataaataaaatctttaaaaaaaaaaaaagtcaacatctCCCTAATTTCCATCCCTTTCATTATCATGCCGTTTCTGCTCAtgtcatcccaggacccagatgcCGTACAAGGAAAATATCGTTGCCAATTTTTTCCCAACAGTCTTTACACAGATGTGAGTGTGGGGAGGAGAACCTACTCACCGAAGGCGGCCTTGCTCTCCGTGGCTGCCCTGGCGCCGGAGAAGGGAGGGGCGCTGGTGCCGCCGCTTCCATTAGACAGCCCTTCCAAAGGCTTCCCTCCGGCACCGTTGCCAAATCCAGAAAACCCGCCTCCTCCAGAAGGTACAACCAAACCTTTAAAACCTTTAAAGGCCCCTCCACTATCGGactgaaacagagagaaagcacacgtTAGAGGACTCGACGCTTCCCAGATAAATAAGCAAGTCCGCGACAGGACCGCATCAGCTGAGCAGCACCCAGAACGCTTACGGGGCCAGCTCCGAGGAAAGGGAACAGCCGGCGCAGAGACAGGACCTGAGACCGACTCAACTCGCATGACGGCTCTGCAGCCCCAAGCTGCCTTCCTGACAGCCGGGAAGAGAGGGGCTTGCAgtgaaacttgtttttaaaaatatatttcaggtaCAGAAGGCAAAAAAGACTAATGCAATCAATTTGTGTACACAGCCTCAGAATTAGGactaaaaacattctaaaatgaCTAAACCCCAAATGAAGCATTTTTCTTGCACACTCCCTCCAAACCTCACGCCAGtaagggagctggagaagctGCAGAAGTGTCAGCTCAGGCTGACGGATGAAGGTGTCCTTACCCACCCTCCCAGGACTTCCTAAAGCGCTCCTGTAGCGTTTAGCTTCTGGAAACGTGAGTTGACTCTCAAATCTAGACTTTCCCTTGGTTGAGAAATCCAGAGGCAGcatttttcttctcaattttCTCACTACTTCCATCAGCAAGGTCCTTCTAGTAGACCTTTCCCACGGCTGCTGGCTTCCTCGCGTCTCCAACCCACGATGCTCTGGGAACGCCTGGCACTCCCTGTGAGCGTCTACACCCGCTCTCCGCCCCTGCAAACTCTCGGAGGGATGTTCCCCAGTTTACATTGCTCTGCTGAAGTCatgtgcccccccgcccccccattcAAGACTAGTGGTTACACCACGGTGGGCCCGATCTGCTTCCTGGATCCAAGCTCTAAGGGAGGCTCTAGGAAATGTTCTCGGAAACACATTACGGAATCCGTGCTTCCAAACATCCGAGGGAATGCACAAACCTTACGTTTTTCACCCAAATGAATTATGCTCAGAAGCTCACAAAAATATGACTTCACCTAGAAACTCTTCACTTTCTGAATGGGTTGGTTAGCGTAATAATATTGTAGTTTTCAAAAATCACAAAAGCTTCAATCACATGCACAGGAATTTCAGGTGGTCACGCACCACAGATCCAATTATGGCAATAAAATTAGGCAAAAAAAGCAAACACCTTAACTTGCATGAATTTTAACGCGGGTAATAAATACGCCTTAGGCCCTGATGCTTCCATCTGATCTGATCGTTCGATATCCCGGAGACAGCAGACACACAGCTACCGTCCCACAGTGGCTATCCACGGGCAAGGCGGAAAGCTGCGAGTGGCTCCTCAGAGCTATCATTCTGCGGGAGATTTAAAAGCCACAGgctaggcgcctgggtggctcagtgggttaagcctctgccttcggctcaggtcatggtctcaggctcctgggatcgagccccgcgtcaggctctccgctcagcagggagcctgcttcctcctctctctctgcctgcctctgcctaattgtgatctctgtctgtcaaataaataaataaaatctttttaaaaataaataaataaaagccacagGCTATTTATAGTGATTTTAGAAACTGTTAACAGCAAATTGCTCTAGGATCATGACAAAAATTCAAGaaccactgatttaaaaaaaaaaaaaaagggggagcatctgggtggctcagtggattaaacctctgccttcagctcaggtcatggtctcagggtcctgggattgagccccgcagcgggctctctgctcagcagggagcctgtttccccctctctctgcctacttgtgatctctgtctctctctgttaaataaataaataaataaataaaaaggaatctcTCAGAAAAAGGACAGAAGTGAATGAGAAGCTGTCTGCTTGGGCCCCATGGAACTGACCCGCTCCTGGGCCTGCCGGtctccctcactcattttccTCCACGGCACttagagaagaaagacaaaaactacACACTCAGTGTGTCTCTTCCATTATTAGGATGTAAGCTCCACAGGGCATGGGTATCTCACTTACTCCTGTTTTGACCCACCAATGTATCTCTAGTGCTTAGCAGTCTGTTGAATGAGTGGACAAAACCACAACAGGCGACCCCTGACTAATGTGGGGGGCAGGTGCGCCGACCTCCTCCCTTATTAACCAGCCCTCACTCCCCGCGTACAAACGGACCCAGGCAACTCAAACCCACGTCGTTCAACAGTCAACTCTCTCCGGGAAAAGGCACATTTCAGCATTGAAGCAGATGACATAACATTTAATTTCTTATTATACAAGTTCTAAAAGTTACAGCTGAAATGATCATGTAGATTTCAACTATCCGTGTTCACTTCCTCTAACAGCCAGAgggctcccccgccccccttcccTTGGGCCAAGTCTGGATTGTGATCTACACGGTTTCTCCCGCTTCACCGTCACTCCTGTGAGGCAACACCCCCCTCGAGGCGGTCTTCCTCCCTCCGGCTTCTCAGTCTGCGCCACAAGCTGCCACTCAGCTACACCCCGCTTCAACGTCCGCCATGGTGACAACTCCCAGAGCTCTATCCAGCTGCCACCCCTCCTCCTGCACCAggtaaccacacacacacacacacagtggtctCCTACAGAACCTCACCGGGATGTACCCCAGGCCCTTAAAATACATTTCCCCAAGTACACCAGTCACTTCCGCCCTAACTAAGTTGTCCTTCCGCCGCTGTATCTTCTCCGTGAGGAGCCATCCAGCATCGCTACATCCAACCCGGCACCAGTCTTTACGACGGAAATCGACCCGAGGAAACTAACAGGGCCACCACAAAGGTGCCACTGGGTAGGCTCCTTCCGGCTGCCACCGGGGCGTGCACACCAGCTCCTCCAGCCAGGCCAGGCGGCCAGGCCACCGAGTCAGCCTGCAGACATCTGGAACGTGTCTGAGGGCTGAGGACTGTACCGGGGAAGCGTCATTAAATGTGGAGTGATGGCTGAATGCGGACCGCATGACTTCCAGAGTTACGACTCATCTTTAACCCTTGTGAACACAGGAAGGAAACCCTGCAACACGTCATATTAGGAAGAAAATCTACATGTGAAATGCTTCCCTTACAGCTAAaggactccccccgcccccgccacgcGCCTCAAtgccagggagcagagagagcgcgagagcacCCTgcgtttccctccctccctccccctgtcaCCCACTCCTCCTCCTACGGCCCCTCAGCTCGAATCCGTCTAGCTCCACACTCTACTTCTACAGCTGGGTAAGGTGCACATCTCGTCCTTGTTGTTCTCCGTCTCCCACGGTCCACCTCAAGGATTTTCACAAGTAGAGAAAGCATTTGAAACATTTATCGATCTGACTGCTCCCAGAGGTAGAACGGCTCTGCAATTAGAAATCAAATTACTGTTTAATACCAAAAGTGGTAAGAAAACACTCACTTCAAATCCGACATTTCTACGCTTTGCTTTCTTTATGGCTCTATTCTTCAAGACTTCCTCACTGGCCACTGAGAACGTCCCCACCTGCAGGCACACAAATTAAACAGCAGTAAGAGGAGgcccaaaaggagaagaaatgctAACCAAAGCGCCTGCCCAAACTTATCTTAGTGTCTGCCGGTTTTAAAGCACCGTGAATACTGTAACAGGTACGGAGCGGGCACGTGAGACAAAGCTGACGTCTGTTGTCTGTCTCGTGACCCCGAAGCTACGCAGGTGAGTCCGAAACCTTCCAGACCTATACAAACCCAGGCTCTGGATCACAATCCAGAGGACGGCACACAGGAAAGTGCTGACAAGACTGTCAAAAGTCTTTAGAGAAAgggcacctggggctcagtcaggtgagcctccaactcctgattttgactcgggtcatgatctcagcgttgtgggatcgagccccgtgttgggctccgtgctcagtatggagtcgGCCTGATActgtcactctccctctgcacccctccccaatctaaaagtaagtaaataaggggtgcctgggtggctcagtgggttaaagcctctgccttcggctcagatcatgatcccagggtcctgggattgagtctcccacacggggctctctgctcagcggggagcctgcttcctcctctctctctgcctgcttctctgtgtacttgtgatctctgtcaaataaattttaaaaatcttaaaaaaaaaaaagggggcgcctgggtggctcagtgagttgagcctctgccttcagctcgggtcatggtctcggggtcctgggatcgagccccgcgtcgggctctctgctcagcagggagcctgcttccccctctctctctgcctgcctctctgcctacgtgtgatctctgtctgtcggataaataaataaaatctaaaaaaaaaaaaaaagtacataaataagATGTTAAAAACAAGTTTGGTAGAAAACTATTCAGGAAAAGTTCTTCAAATTTCAAATATGTTCaaagatatgaataaaagaataaaaatccagTTTTAGGCAGCAAAAATCTGGTCTTCAAAAGCCAAAAGATACCTTAAAGATCATTAACATTGGGTAACAGAACCAGTCATAAGATCCTAGATTTTATGACTGCGGTTTCCAAAAAAAAGAGTTTGTATTTATCAACAGGCACTTGGTTTTTAAGAGAAACCTCGCCCGTCTGCCCGTCATGTCGGAGACACCGGCACACGCTGGGCTCGAAGTGACCCCGTTGCAGCTGCTGCCCGTCCCACTGGCTGACGGAACTATGCCCACCGTCGGGAATTtgctgaataccttttatttcaacCCTCCTTTTACCCTGGAGGGCTGGCATAAAATACTTCCTGTAAGAAGCGGCCTCTGTAGATATCTCAGAAAATGTTAAACTCCGAGATCTCTGCACTAAAGAGAAG
This DNA window, taken from Meles meles chromosome 7, mMelMel3.1 paternal haplotype, whole genome shotgun sequence, encodes the following:
- the NUP50 gene encoding nuclear pore complex protein Nup50 — protein: MAKRIAEKELTDRNWDQEDEAEEVGTFSVASEEVLKNRAIKKAKRRNVGFESDSGGAFKGFKGLVVPSGGGGFSGFGNGAGGKPLEGLSNGSGGTSAPPFSGARAATESKAAFGSVAANGPTSLLDKKVLTPKTNGDSQQPSSSGPPSGAACPRSAYHKQLAALNCSVRDWIAKHVNSNPLCDLTPIFRDYERHLAGIEQQHGSGGGRGPESEADRAPLATQSPSLFGAAKPQQDSAFPFAGGRAEDGAERKTEPPAGASSASFNFGKKIDGSVLGSLNSSPLTGFSFSSGNSSFFGKDPTQNKPASSPFSAKTVVVQAEGGSSNCKGGDEEENDEPPKVVVTEVKEADAFYSKKCKLFYKKDNEFKEKGVGTLHLKPTATQKTQLLVRADTNLGNILLNVLIPPNMPCTRTGKNNVLIVCVPNPPVDEKNATVPVTMLIRVKTGEDADELHKILLEKKDA